One Methanolobus sp. WCC4 DNA segment encodes these proteins:
- a CDS encoding cell division protein FtsZ produces the protein MLNILIVGNGQCGNRILDAINREAFGKKSRFGKYLSQQKYKSNVQTIAINTAVNDLKEMSFTKAKDRIHIPHLHGVGANRNVGKHVFEDNKTHIMRQIEERGNFDVCFVITSASGGTGSSFTPMLIKELKEKHDYPVYSIVVLPFREEGTLYLQNAAFCLRDIRESGADGIILADNQYLKQMGGNVESAYNGINDMIAKRILFLLDALDSEMMMVTDLGDFKTVMSGGAGLATIGFYEAKEDMPVRTAIQKALSPAGLLFSTNVYDEASRAMVIIRGDRDRLSIDEISTEVEKLSSSVGHVFKGIIVRDGELPQVLAVLTLESASELENLYSIAVDAIKYERDKKERVANVKDVDKAFSQIDGMDPSY, from the coding sequence TTGCTCAACATACTCATCGTTGGGAACGGACAATGCGGAAACCGTATACTGGATGCTATTAACAGAGAGGCATTTGGTAAAAAGAGCCGTTTTGGCAAGTACCTATCCCAGCAAAAATACAAAAGTAATGTGCAAACCATTGCTATCAATACAGCGGTGAACGACCTTAAGGAAATGAGTTTCACCAAAGCAAAGGACAGGATCCATATCCCTCACCTTCATGGAGTTGGAGCCAATCGAAATGTGGGTAAACACGTTTTTGAGGACAACAAGACCCATATCATGAGACAGATCGAGGAAAGAGGTAATTTCGATGTATGTTTTGTGATCACGTCTGCTTCCGGTGGAACCGGTTCTTCCTTTACGCCAATGCTCATAAAAGAGCTCAAGGAAAAGCATGACTATCCTGTTTATTCGATCGTGGTTCTTCCTTTCAGGGAAGAAGGCACACTCTATCTCCAGAATGCAGCTTTCTGTCTAAGGGACATCCGCGAGAGCGGTGCAGATGGTATCATCCTTGCCGACAACCAGTATCTTAAACAGATGGGTGGGAACGTTGAATCAGCATACAATGGTATCAACGATATGATTGCCAAGCGTATACTCTTCCTGCTCGATGCACTGGACAGCGAGATGATGATGGTCACCGACCTTGGTGATTTCAAGACCGTTATGAGTGGTGGTGCAGGACTTGCGACCATCGGCTTCTACGAGGCAAAAGAGGATATGCCTGTCAGAACTGCCATCCAGAAGGCTCTTTCACCAGCAGGTCTCTTATTCTCGACCAATGTGTACGATGAGGCCAGCAGGGCAATGGTCATCATAAGGGGTGACAGGGACCGTCTGAGCATTGACGAGATCTCCACAGAGGTGGAGAAGTTATCAAGTTCTGTAGGTCATGTTTTCAAGGGTATAATCGTCAGGGACGGGGAACTCCCTCAGGTACTGGCGGTCCTGACGCTTGAATCAGCATCCGAACTTGAGAATCTCTATTCCATAGCTGTTGATGCTATCAAATATGAGCGTGACAAGAAGGAACGTGTGGCCAATGTAAAGGATGTTGACAAGGCATTCTCACAGATAGACGGAATGGACCCTTCCTATTGA
- a CDS encoding ABC transporter ATP-binding protein, with protein sequence MTDGKGYDIIQVRGLSKIYGDGVEVRALDNVDLDIKRGEFLSIIGPSGSGKSTLLHMIGILDTPTSGTIKIDNRVVTEMSDKDRSKVRNEVLGFIFQYHHLMPDFSALENVMMPLLISGMKNRDAKKKAAALLEEVGLGDRMDHRPSQLSGGQAQRVAIARALANDPGIVIGDEPTGNLDTKASDMIYDLLRKLNRDRGQTFILVTHDEEMAGKTDRIIRIVDGRISGDSSGVR encoded by the coding sequence TTGACTGATGGAAAAGGGTATGACATCATACAGGTCAGGGGACTTTCCAAGATATATGGTGATGGTGTAGAGGTTCGTGCTCTTGACAATGTGGACCTCGATATCAAAAGAGGTGAGTTCCTTTCTATCATCGGTCCTTCTGGTTCCGGAAAAAGTACTCTTCTTCATATGATCGGTATCCTTGATACTCCGACATCCGGCACCATCAAAATTGACAACAGGGTGGTGACCGAGATGTCGGATAAGGACAGGTCAAAGGTTCGCAACGAGGTTCTGGGTTTTATTTTCCAGTATCATCACCTGATGCCTGATTTCAGTGCCCTTGAGAATGTTATGATGCCTCTCCTCATATCTGGCATGAAGAACAGGGATGCAAAGAAAAAGGCTGCTGCACTGCTTGAGGAGGTAGGACTTGGTGACCGGATGGACCATCGGCCGAGCCAGCTTTCAGGTGGTCAGGCACAGAGGGTTGCCATTGCCAGGGCGCTTGCCAACGACCCGGGAATAGTCATAGGTGACGAACCTACTGGTAATCTTGACACAAAGGCAAGTGACATGATATACGACCTGCTGCGCAAGCTCAATCGTGACAGGGGACAGACCTTTATCCTTGTCACCCATGATGAGGAAATGGCCGGAAAGACCGACCGTATAATACGGATAGTCGATGGTCGTATCTCGGGTGATTCTTCCGGGGTCCGGTAA
- a CDS encoding PPC domain-containing DNA-binding protein, translating to MEYSTGSIGRVFTVRLDQGDDILSELEGLAVSEDIRSAMFMMLGAVKEASLVVGPKTNDVPPDPQWAKFSDAHELIGIGNIFREEGKPKIHLHSAAGRGDSTRTGCLRGESEVFMVVEVFIMEITGMPGERIFNPSKGFAPVTFR from the coding sequence ATGGAATATTCAACAGGTAGTATCGGAAGGGTATTTACAGTTCGTCTTGATCAGGGTGACGACATTCTTTCTGAACTGGAGGGTCTTGCAGTTTCAGAGGATATAAGGTCTGCAATGTTCATGATGCTTGGAGCTGTCAAAGAAGCAAGTCTTGTTGTTGGTCCCAAGACCAATGATGTGCCACCTGACCCACAGTGGGCGAAGTTCAGTGATGCACATGAGCTCATAGGTATCGGTAACATCTTCCGGGAAGAAGGAAAGCCGAAGATACACCTTCATTCTGCAGCAGGAAGAGGTGACTCTACTAGAACAGGTTGTCTACGTGGTGAAAGCGAGGTTTTCATGGTAGTAGAGGTATTTATAATGGAGATCACAGGTATGCCCGGTGAAAGGATATTCAATCCTTCAAAAGGATTTGCACCGGTAACCTTCAGGTGA
- a CDS encoding transcriptional regulator — protein sequence MKSEDFDLLEEKGYEIIELLQGLDVPRTEAISIACLVCGDELTSQNIEQASGLRQPEVSIAMRPLRERGWIEERSEKKNTDKGRPVKYYKLIVPFEEIVRTFESKALKKNMEMVEALEQLKELSNH from the coding sequence ATGAAAAGTGAAGATTTTGACCTTTTAGAAGAAAAGGGATATGAGATTATCGAACTTTTACAGGGACTGGACGTACCCAGAACCGAAGCCATATCCATTGCCTGCCTGGTATGCGGTGATGAACTCACCTCCCAGAACATTGAGCAGGCATCGGGTCTCAGACAGCCGGAAGTAAGCATCGCCATGCGTCCTCTCAGGGAAAGAGGATGGATAGAGGAGCGAAGCGAGAAGAAGAACACGGACAAAGGCAGACCTGTCAAATACTACAAACTTATTGTACCCTTCGAAGAGATCGTCAGGACCTTCGAATCAAAGGCACTCAAAAAGAATATGGAAATGGTTGAAGCGCTCGAGCAGCTCAAAGAGCTTAGCAACCATTAA
- the eno gene encoding phosphopyruvate hydratase produces the protein MPYIDDDINYKIKKIHAREILDSRGNPTVEVDVYTSTGFGRASVPSGASTGTHEAIELRDKEDRYGGKGVLDAVDNVNTAIEAELLGMDVRKQREIDGLMIALDGTENKMELGANAILGVSMAVARAAADSLNIPLYRYLGGINAYTLPVPTMNVLNGGKHAGNDLSIQEFMIQPKGAESYTEAVRMGAETYHALGKILESKYGGAATNVGYEGGYAPALEMTADALDALVSAIEEAGYSENEISIGLDAAASEFFDGNNYSIDGKLLKPAELIDYYLELIETYPIILIEDPFQEEAFDDFVTLTNDAWDTIIVGDDLFVTNVDRLVKGVEMGAANALLLKVNQIGSLSEAFDAANMANRNGYSVVVSHRSAETEDTTISDISVAIGADLIKTGAPARSDRTAKYNQLLRIEEELGEAARYMQI, from the coding sequence ATGCCATATATTGATGATGATATTAACTATAAGATCAAAAAGATCCATGCACGTGAGATACTTGACTCAAGAGGAAACCCTACTGTCGAGGTAGATGTCTATACTTCAACAGGATTTGGCAGGGCAAGTGTACCTTCCGGTGCATCCACAGGAACCCATGAAGCAATTGAGTTGCGCGACAAAGAGGACCGCTACGGAGGAAAAGGTGTCCTTGATGCAGTGGACAATGTGAACACAGCTATAGAGGCTGAACTCCTTGGTATGGATGTCAGGAAGCAGCGTGAGATCGATGGTCTTATGATCGCACTGGACGGTACCGAGAACAAGATGGAGCTTGGTGCAAATGCTATCCTTGGTGTTTCCATGGCTGTTGCAAGGGCTGCAGCAGATTCTTTGAATATCCCATTGTACCGCTACCTTGGTGGTATCAATGCATACACTCTTCCTGTTCCTACAATGAATGTCCTCAATGGTGGAAAGCATGCAGGTAATGACCTTTCCATACAGGAGTTCATGATCCAGCCAAAGGGTGCCGAGTCATACACAGAGGCAGTACGTATGGGTGCTGAGACCTATCATGCCCTTGGAAAGATACTCGAATCCAAATATGGCGGCGCAGCAACCAATGTAGGTTATGAGGGTGGATATGCACCAGCCCTTGAGATGACCGCTGATGCACTTGATGCACTTGTAAGCGCAATTGAGGAAGCAGGTTACTCTGAGAACGAAATAAGCATCGGTCTTGATGCAGCAGCATCCGAGTTCTTTGACGGTAACAACTATTCCATTGACGGTAAACTGTTGAAACCTGCTGAACTTATCGATTATTACCTTGAACTTATCGAGACCTATCCTATCATCCTTATCGAGGACCCATTCCAGGAAGAGGCATTTGATGACTTCGTGACCCTCACAAACGATGCATGGGATACTATCATTGTGGGTGACGACCTTTTCGTTACCAATGTTGACCGCCTTGTAAAGGGTGTTGAGATGGGTGCTGCAAACGCACTTCTGTTGAAGGTCAACCAGATTGGTTCCCTCTCAGAGGCATTCGATGCAGCTAACATGGCAAACCGCAACGGATACAGTGTTGTTGTGAGCCACCGTTCCGCTGAGACCGAGGACACTACCATCTCAGATATCTCTGTTGCAATTGGTGCAGACCTCATCAAGACCGGAGCACCTGCAAGAAGTGACCGTACTGCAAAATACAACCAGCTCCTCAGGATCGAAGAGGAACTTGGTGAAGCAGCACGTTACATGCAAATTTGA
- the larA gene encoding nickel-dependent lactate racemase translates to MNKASYLWTTQLLSYHPGGISIKIPIPYGKEFVDLDVQIPHEVIAPNQVEVGDLSQIITDSLNNPVGTGSLNEFIKNSDKILILVNDATRPTPTSKVLAEMADILREHEDVRFMVATGAHRGPNEEEYRYIFGETYDEFKDRIFVHDARKDEDMEYLGVSSNGTEMYLNKMVNECKNIIVIGSVEPHYFAGYTGGRKAFLPGVASYKTIEMNHKHALSDAAQPLAIRGNPVAEDMEDAMKVLKDLNVFSIQTVLTADHGLYAMVSGDLFESFDIAVERANEVFCSKCSRKGNIVLTAAPYPMDIDLYQSQKALENGKLALEDDGIIILVSKCRDGVGDDTFLNLLCCANTCEDVMCKIDEGYKLGYHKAAKMAQIGVYAEMWAISELEDETIRSAKLTPCKDIQETFDRAVERIREQGKEPYAVILPQGSLTVPLLE, encoded by the coding sequence ATAAATAAAGCTTCCTATCTATGGACTACCCAGTTACTATCATATCATCCCGGAGGAATTTCTATCAAAATACCGATCCCTTATGGAAAAGAATTCGTAGACCTTGATGTACAGATACCCCATGAGGTCATTGCACCAAATCAGGTAGAGGTTGGAGACCTATCACAGATAATCACGGACTCATTGAACAACCCGGTTGGTACGGGATCACTTAATGAGTTCATAAAGAACAGCGATAAGATACTGATACTCGTGAACGATGCCACCAGACCAACACCAACATCAAAGGTACTTGCGGAGATGGCGGACATTCTGAGAGAACATGAGGATGTCAGGTTCATGGTTGCAACAGGTGCTCACAGAGGACCAAACGAAGAAGAATATAGATATATCTTCGGTGAGACATACGACGAGTTCAAAGACAGGATATTCGTCCACGATGCACGTAAGGACGAGGACATGGAATATCTCGGAGTGTCCAGCAATGGCACTGAGATGTACCTCAATAAGATGGTGAACGAATGTAAGAACATCATCGTCATCGGAAGTGTTGAACCTCACTATTTCGCAGGCTATACCGGTGGCAGAAAGGCATTCCTGCCGGGTGTCGCTTCATATAAGACAATCGAGATGAACCATAAACACGCACTCTCAGATGCTGCACAGCCTCTTGCCATCAGAGGAAATCCTGTTGCAGAGGACATGGAAGATGCTATGAAAGTGTTGAAGGACCTCAACGTGTTCTCCATACAAACGGTACTCACAGCAGACCACGGACTTTACGCAATGGTTTCAGGTGACCTTTTCGAGTCCTTCGATATTGCAGTAGAGAGAGCGAACGAGGTGTTCTGCTCAAAATGCAGCCGCAAGGGCAATATCGTGCTCACAGCAGCACCGTACCCAATGGATATCGACCTTTACCAGTCCCAGAAGGCACTCGAGAACGGGAAGCTCGCGCTTGAGGATGACGGGATCATCATCCTTGTATCAAAATGCAGGGACGGTGTGGGAGATGACACATTCCTGAACCTGCTCTGCTGTGCGAACACATGTGAAGATGTCATGTGTAAGATAGATGAAGGGTACAAGCTCGGATATCACAAGGCAGCCAAGATGGCACAGATAGGTGTCTATGCAGAGATGTGGGCCATATCCGAACTTGAAGATGAGACGATCAGAAGTGCAAAACTGACACCCTGCAAGGATATTCAGGAAACCTTTGACAGGGCAGTTGAAAGGATAAGGGAACAGGGCAAGGAACCCTATGCTGTGATACTTCCACAGGGCAGCCTGACCGTTCCGCTACTCGAGTGA
- a CDS encoding LysE family translocator, with amino-acid sequence MIEPTQLLYFIAASVALTLLPGPDILFVLTQSISQGKKAGMAIASGLCTGLLFHTTAAALGVSAILYSSAVAFSILKYAGAIYLLYLAYNAIREEGALTSLGSLRETELPLLYRRGIFMNILNPKVSLFFLAFLPQFVSVDSGNIPMQMIFLDAVFFLQAIMVFFIVSFFAGMIGTRIMERPGLGKRINWAKAGIYSVIGIELALSHQ; translated from the coding sequence TTGATAGAACCCACACAACTCCTGTACTTCATCGCAGCCTCGGTAGCTCTCACCCTCCTCCCTGGTCCGGATATTCTCTTTGTCCTCACCCAGAGCATATCACAGGGAAAGAAGGCAGGCATGGCGATAGCATCCGGCCTGTGTACCGGCCTGCTGTTCCACACAACTGCGGCAGCATTGGGTGTATCTGCGATATTGTACAGCTCTGCAGTGGCGTTCTCCATCCTGAAATATGCAGGAGCTATCTATCTTCTCTATCTTGCCTACAATGCAATTCGTGAAGAGGGTGCCCTTACATCCCTGGGATCATTAAGGGAAACAGAACTTCCTCTGCTCTACAGGAGAGGTATCTTCATGAACATCCTCAATCCCAAGGTATCACTGTTCTTCCTTGCCTTCCTGCCTCAGTTCGTAAGTGTTGATTCCGGTAACATCCCCATGCAAATGATATTCCTTGATGCCGTGTTCTTTTTACAGGCAATTATGGTCTTCTTCATAGTATCGTTCTTCGCCGGTATGATTGGGACCCGTATAATGGAAAGACCCGGTCTGGGTAAGAGGATCAACTGGGCGAAAGCTGGCATCTATTCTGTCATTGGTATCGAGCTTGCGTTATCGCATCAGTGA
- a CDS encoding ABC transporter permease — MFELKIALRHISARKRLTFFAVFAVALAIAVIVVLMSMMTGFTEELVDSTVENSPHIVVTSSDPDEDYVHFYSYYSEQIAAMDGVEAVSPVFVGQAAISHKDNAEGVNLNGIDPVAQDAVMRISDDMVSGDLFALGRSNNGIVIGDNLAEDLEVVMGDNVDVIMPGFGESSFKVIGIFDTGSSSDEAVAYVRFDPALDFFDENGVASSINIRVTDPFQADVIANSIEKDTDLDAQSWIEANKEILDLLNTQGLIVWIYYGLIYMIAGFGIANTLFTVVMDKKREIGMLKAMGASKKNITMIFLIESLILGTMGVMLGCVMGYFISSALASYQIDLPSEMYFGLTTLPLKTDIMNYAYAVIFSFLINIVAGVYPARRAAALDPVEAIESE, encoded by the coding sequence ATGTTCGAACTGAAGATAGCCCTTAGGCATATAAGTGCGCGGAAACGCCTTACATTCTTTGCAGTGTTCGCAGTAGCTCTTGCCATAGCTGTTATCGTGGTGCTGATGTCCATGATGACGGGGTTCACAGAGGAACTGGTCGATTCCACGGTGGAGAATTCCCCGCATATCGTTGTAACCTCGTCCGATCCGGATGAGGATTATGTGCATTTCTACAGTTATTATTCGGAACAGATAGCTGCAATGGATGGTGTTGAGGCTGTATCTCCTGTATTTGTGGGTCAGGCAGCCATCAGTCACAAGGACAATGCCGAAGGTGTGAATCTCAATGGTATCGACCCTGTTGCACAGGATGCTGTTATGCGCATCTCCGATGACATGGTATCAGGTGACCTGTTCGCATTGGGCAGGAGCAACAATGGTATAGTGATCGGTGATAATCTTGCAGAGGACCTGGAAGTTGTCATGGGTGACAATGTCGATGTCATCATGCCGGGATTTGGTGAATCATCTTTCAAGGTCATAGGCATATTCGATACCGGCTCGTCCAGTGATGAGGCAGTTGCATATGTCAGGTTCGACCCTGCCCTTGACTTCTTTGATGAGAACGGTGTTGCCAGCAGCATCAACATAAGGGTCACGGACCCTTTCCAGGCTGATGTGATAGCGAATTCTATTGAAAAAGATACGGACCTCGATGCTCAGAGCTGGATCGAGGCTAACAAGGAGATACTCGACCTTCTCAACACGCAGGGGCTTATCGTGTGGATATACTATGGTCTGATCTATATGATAGCCGGATTTGGTATTGCCAATACCCTCTTTACAGTTGTCATGGATAAGAAAAGGGAGATCGGTATGTTGAAGGCAATGGGTGCCTCGAAGAAGAACATAACCATGATCTTCCTGATAGAATCCCTTATCCTCGGAACAATGGGTGTGATGCTTGGATGTGTGATGGGTTATTTCATCTCATCGGCACTGGCATCCTACCAGATAGATCTTCCCAGTGAGATGTACTTCGGTTTGACGACCCTTCCTCTCAAGACCGATATCATGAACTATGCATATGCAGTTATCTTCTCCTTCTTGATCAATATCGTTGCCGGGGTCTATCCTGCAAGAAGGGCAGCGGCTCTTGACCCGGTAGAGGCTATCGAAAGTGAGTGA
- a CDS encoding inorganic diphosphatase, whose product MRILIETPKYSFSKYHREGPVFIKEFMSPIPTIFNYGFIEGSLAADGMEKDVVVIGPRMEQGTVFEVSGTDGVIKFIDDSVEDDKEIILSGGLYSKPLFYFYFHLYAAFKIAYYLLVKRKISRCRFGGIVWYKEG is encoded by the coding sequence ATGAGGATCTTGATCGAGACACCAAAATATAGCTTTTCTAAATACCACAGGGAAGGTCCGGTCTTTATCAAAGAGTTCATGTCACCTATTCCCACTATTTTCAACTATGGTTTTATTGAGGGGAGCCTTGCTGCTGATGGCATGGAAAAGGATGTTGTGGTCATAGGTCCGCGAATGGAACAGGGTACCGTGTTCGAGGTATCCGGGACAGATGGTGTGATAAAATTCATAGATGATTCTGTTGAGGACGACAAAGAGATCATCCTTTCCGGTGGTCTCTATTCAAAACCGCTCTTCTATTTTTATTTCCACCTTTACGCAGCTTTCAAGATAGCTTATTACCTTCTTGTTAAAAGGAAGATATCACGTTGCAGGTTCGGAGGGATAGTCTGGTATAAAGAAGGGTAG
- a CDS encoding ABC transporter permease, with protein sequence MRYELFIALRHIRARKRQTILSVAAIGIAVMILMVSQSFMAGFTQELYSKTVDNLPHVVVSPQDGDDYIHLYRNIVEKINDIDGVVASSPYLIGEASFKYKDNTKNAALKGILPAQEDAVAHTKDDIVAGNYDELTYSDRSIIIGDTFAEDMELDIGDSVEVSFPNANPVSLKVVAIYDTGTALDESLTYTSLNTAQDFYDSEDVINGISLRLKDFNRDREIAQIIEDNGYKADGWTVNNPEILRTIAIETVSNNVTLGFILLIASFGVVSTLNMVVMGKVREIGILLAMGATKSNIRFIFLVESGILGLAGAVLGTAAGIALALSIGSYPLPEGVYGLEVIPVVVRIGDVLTIITIVFLLNLIAGIYPAQRAASLDPVEAISTR encoded by the coding sequence ATGAGATATGAACTGTTCATTGCACTTCGCCATATAAGAGCAAGGAAAAGACAGACCATTCTCTCAGTCGCAGCCATCGGAATAGCCGTTATGATACTCATGGTATCACAGTCATTCATGGCAGGGTTCACACAGGAACTTTACAGCAAGACCGTTGATAACCTGCCTCATGTTGTTGTATCACCACAGGACGGAGATGACTATATCCATCTTTACAGGAACATAGTCGAGAAGATCAATGACATCGATGGCGTTGTTGCTTCCTCCCCATATCTGATAGGAGAAGCTTCTTTCAAATACAAGGACAATACGAAGAATGCTGCACTCAAAGGGATATTACCGGCACAGGAAGATGCTGTTGCACACACAAAAGATGACATTGTAGCAGGGAACTACGATGAACTCACATACTCTGACAGGAGCATCATCATCGGGGACACCTTCGCAGAGGATATGGAACTCGATATTGGAGATAGTGTGGAAGTATCCTTTCCAAACGCTAACCCGGTCTCTTTGAAGGTTGTAGCTATATATGACACAGGAACCGCACTTGATGAAAGTCTCACATATACATCCCTGAATACGGCACAGGATTTCTATGACAGCGAGGATGTCATTAATGGCATATCACTGAGACTGAAGGATTTCAACAGGGACAGGGAGATAGCGCAGATCATAGAGGATAACGGGTACAAAGCCGACGGCTGGACGGTGAACAACCCGGAGATATTGAGGACCATCGCGATAGAGACCGTATCCAATAATGTTACGCTTGGGTTCATTCTCCTGATAGCATCTTTCGGTGTGGTGAGCACGCTGAACATGGTTGTCATGGGAAAGGTGAGGGAGATAGGGATACTGCTGGCAATGGGCGCCACAAAGTCCAATATCCGATTCATCTTCCTTGTTGAGAGCGGAATACTCGGGCTGGCAGGAGCGGTTCTCGGAACGGCAGCAGGTATTGCCCTTGCATTATCCATTGGAAGTTATCCGCTTCCTGAAGGAGTGTACGGACTTGAGGTCATACCCGTGGTTGTCAGGATAGGTGATGTGCTGACAATCATCACAATAGTTTTCCTGCTGAACCTTATTGCAGGTATCTATCCTGCGCAGAGAGCAGCCAGTCTTGACCCTGTGGAAGCCATCTCCACGAGATGA
- a CDS encoding ABC transporter permease — protein sequence MKLTEKIPSFLRNNMYAELAKRNLKRQSVRTILAAIGIIIGVIAISSMGILGNSLKLSVTDSFADIGDKLIVSPAPGEDYITDRQVDQIYKVGNIESVIPVIADGEMIEHRKDGIDILLYVSVYDIEKDDLEKLVELEEGRYFKPGSTDCVVGSSVAENLEITPGQKIEIDDTKLRVVGILKERGMGFDISTDTGVFTSSEMYEKLYPDEDEGYDQVIVVVENIDEIDNVADEIEERINKKDELVTVFATNLITESLDDVFSSISLFLMGIGSISLLVAGVSILNVMLMSTMERTKEIGIMKAVGASRKDILKMFLLEALFLGVIASTAGAILTIGGSYLVMVLVVKNTSYLLTLSSMFYVIEGFFFGIATSLVGGMYPAWKASRMKPLDALRYE from the coding sequence GTGAAGCTTACAGAAAAGATCCCTTCCTTTCTCAGGAACAACATGTATGCTGAACTGGCTAAGAGAAATCTGAAACGCCAGTCTGTCCGTACAATACTTGCAGCCATCGGCATCATAATCGGTGTTATCGCAATCTCCTCAATGGGAATCCTGGGTAACAGCCTGAAACTTTCCGTTACCGATTCTTTTGCAGACATAGGAGACAAGCTCATAGTCTCCCCTGCCCCCGGAGAGGACTATATCACAGACAGGCAGGTGGACCAGATATATAAGGTAGGGAACATCGAAAGCGTGATACCGGTGATAGCCGACGGAGAGATGATCGAGCACCGGAAGGATGGGATAGATATCCTGTTATATGTTTCAGTCTATGACATCGAAAAAGACGATCTTGAGAAACTTGTGGAACTTGAAGAGGGAAGATATTTCAAACCGGGTTCCACAGACTGTGTAGTGGGTTCAAGTGTAGCTGAGAATCTGGAGATCACTCCCGGGCAAAAAATAGAGATAGATGACACTAAACTCAGGGTGGTAGGGATCCTGAAAGAGAGAGGAATGGGATTCGACATCAGCACTGATACCGGCGTATTCACCTCATCAGAGATGTACGAAAAACTATACCCTGACGAAGATGAAGGTTATGATCAGGTCATAGTTGTCGTCGAGAACATAGACGAGATAGATAACGTTGCAGATGAGATAGAGGAACGAATCAACAAAAAGGATGAACTTGTCACAGTCTTTGCAACTAACCTAATCACTGAAAGCCTTGACGATGTTTTCAGCTCCATTTCACTTTTCCTGATGGGAATAGGATCTATATCGTTGCTGGTTGCAGGTGTCAGCATACTGAATGTAATGCTTATGTCCACAATGGAACGCACAAAGGAGATCGGCATCATGAAAGCTGTGGGTGCATCCAGAAAGGATATACTGAAGATGTTCCTGCTGGAAGCATTGTTTCTCGGGGTCATCGCCAGTACGGCAGGTGCAATACTCACCATTGGAGGAAGCTATCTTGTTATGGTGCTTGTTGTAAAGAACACCTCGTACCTGCTCACACTGTCCAGCATGTTCTATGTGATAGAAGGATTCTTCTTCGGCATTGCAACAAGTCTTGTGGGAGGAATGTATCCCGCATGGAAAGCATCAAGGATGAAGCCGCTTGACGCATTGAGATACGAATAA